The proteins below come from a single Papaver somniferum cultivar HN1 chromosome 11, ASM357369v1, whole genome shotgun sequence genomic window:
- the LOC113321876 gene encoding DNA-directed RNA polymerases IV and V subunit 5B-like, with the protein MENDGEPLAIMPSCLSGMIDSGSVESHRYYLARKTTFEMLKDRGYDVPENELNLTLPEFRSIYSENPDLERLRISLPLLSNPSKRISVIFCGTEKIKKGTIRNLLGLVGEGANLTGLILVLQSEMTAQAKQDLTLFQVSIELFQITDLLVNITKHVLMPKHEILTPEEKKKLLAKYNLDDKQLPRMLVTDAFARYYGLEKGQVVKVTFDSDITSSHVTYRCVM; encoded by the exons ATGGAGAATGATGGTGAACCATTAGCGATCATGCCAAGCTGTTTAAGTGGCATGATAGACAGTGGAAGTGTGGAAAGTCATAGGTATTATCTTGCTAGGAAGACAACTTTTGAGATGTTGAAAGATAGAGGTTATGATGTTCCTGAAAATGAACTCAATCTTACTCTTCCGGAGTTTCGTAGCATTTATTCTGAGAACCCAGATCTTGAACGTCTTCGTATCTCTCTTCCTCTACTTTCTAATCCATCTAAAAGG ATTTCTGTAATATTCTGTGGAACTGAGAAAATTAAAAAGGGAACTATAAGGAACCTTCTTGGCCTAGTTGGTGAAGGCGCCAATTTGACCGGCCTCATATTGGTCCTGCAAAGTGAGATGACAGCCCAAGCTAAACAGGATTTGACCCTTTTTCAGGTTTCTATTGAGCTTTTCCAA ATTACTGATCTGTTGGTTAACATTACAAAGCATGTTCTCATGCCAAAACATGAGATTCTCACTCCTGAAGAGAAAAAGAAGTTGCTAGCTAAGTATAATCTGGATGATAAGCAG CTTCCCCGCATGTTAGTCACTGATGCATTCGCACGATACTATGGGCTCGAGAAGGGGCAGGTGGTAAAAGTAACTTTCGACAGCGACATAACAAGCTCACACGTCACCTATCGCTGTGtcatgtga
- the LOC113321875 gene encoding F-box protein SKIP5-like, translating to METEEKSRWKRGRSKSSLDIVACSSSSSSSSSSSLMNSLDDGCIMHIFSFLSPIPDRYNAALVSRRWYYLACHPRLWLRVDRAIKDSSEPGVFPSVETAVSAARPGDTILIGAGGSHHVHDIQIKKPLCLLGGGEHPDETTLVCSRGSESAFEFLSTCKISNLTVKAELGCCLLHRSGRLTIERCILLCDENPLDYLSCAIVSTAKGPSDVVPIPGDALSALVQADIVSVSRTRIEGGSKAVSTIGTLALQRVRVIYSRTALLFWFDVK from the exons ATGGAAACGGAAGAGAAGAGTAGGTGGAAGCGGGGAAGAAGCAAGAGTTCCTTGGATATTGTTGCttgttcttcatcctcttcttcttcttcttcttcgtcgctTATGAATTCTCTTGATGATGGATGTATTATGCATATTTTTAGCTTCTTATCGCCAATTCCAG ATCGGTATAACGCCGCCCTCGTTTCCCGCAGATGGTACTACCTTGCGTGCCATCCTCGGCTGTGGCTACGTGTAGACCGGGCCATCAAAGATTCATCTGAACCTGGAGTGTTTCCCAGCGTTGAAACCGCCGTCTCTGCTGCGAG GCCTGGGGATACCATTTTGATAGGTGCTGGTGGGAGTCACCATGTTCATGATATTCAGATTAAGAAACCACTTTGCTTG CTTGGTGGAGGTGAGCATCCAGATGAAACGACACTGGTCTGTTCGCGAGGCTCGGAAAG TGCATTTGAGTTCTTGTCTACTTGTAAGATATCAAATTTAACTGTGAAAGCGGAGTTAGGATGTTGTTTGCTTCATAGGAGCGGAAGATTAACGATAGAACGGTGCATACTCCTGTGCGATGAAAACCCGTTGGACTACCTCTCATGCGCAATAGTAAGCACTGCGAAAGGGCCATCAGATGTTGTTCCTATACCTGGTGACGCATTGTCAGCATTGGTCCAGGCTGATATTGTATCAGTATCACGTACCCGAATTGAAGGAGGCTCTAAAGCTGTCTCAACAATTGGGACCCTGGCACTACAGCGAGTCCGAGTAATTTATTCTAGGACAGCTCTTCTCTTCTGGTTTGATGTAAAGTAG
- the LOC113323477 gene encoding translation initiation factor eIF-2B subunit beta-like isoform X1 → MPDTQALVSEFVLKLKRRKVEGSHATARQTAELLRSVISQQRIPHTNQAAHLIEAVKVVGEQLISANPVELAVGNIVRRVLHIIREEDLSLATTAVGGLGLSADSDDDEDAERDDRTLLSATAVAAASRSTLRAPALHTLLEDIPDSAAAPHTPSSGGESEGKSKSADKSVRSRKLKHDVIEAINELLEDIDTCHEQIAEQAVEHIHQNEVILTLGRSRTVMEFLCAAKEKKRSFRVFVAEGAPRYQGHVLAKELVARGLQTTVITDSAVFAMISRVNMVIVGAHAIMANGGVIAPVGLNMVALAAQRHAVPFVVVAGSHKLCPLYPHNPEVLLNDLRSPSELLDFGEFSDCMDYGIGSGAPLHVVNPAFDYVPPKLVSLFITDTGGHNPSYMYRLIADYYSADDFVVQRRTALGS, encoded by the exons ATGCCAGATACTCAAGCCCTTGTTAGTGAGTTTGTTTTGAAGCTTAAACGCCG TAAAGTTGAGGGTTCCCATGCTACGGCTAGACAGACAGCTGAACTGCTTCGCTCAGTGATATCTCAGCAGAGGATTCCACACACGAATCAAGCTGCACACCTGATTGAGGCTGTGAAGGTTGTCGGTGAGCAGCTAATATCTGCAAATCCCGTTG AGCTTGCTGTTGGTAACATTGTGAGGCGTGTCTTGCATATCATCAGAGAGGAAGATCTTTCTCTTGCAACCACTGCAGTTGGGGGCTTGGGTTTATCTGCTGACagcgatgatgatgaggatgctgAGAGAGACGATCGCACACTACTGTCTGCTACAGCAGTTGCTGCAGCTTCCAGAAGCACTCTGCGTGCACCTGCATTGCATACTCTTCTCGAGGATATACCTGATTCAGCAGCTGCTCCCCATACCCCTTCTTCAGGGGGTGAATCTGAAGGAAAAAGCAAAT CAGCTGATAAGAGTGTAAGGAGCCGGAAGCTAAAGCATGACGTTATCGAAGCTATTAATGAACTTCTTGAAGACATTGATACGTGCCATGAGCAGATTGCTGAACAAGCAGTGGAGCATATCCATCAAAA TGAGGTCATATTAACACTGGGCCGTTCAAGAACTGTGATGGAGTTTCTTTGTGCTGCAAAGGAGAAAAAACGTTCTTTCCGAGTATTTGTAGCGGAAGGTGCTCCAAG GTATCAGGGCCATGTGCTTGCAAAAGAGCTAGTTGCTAGAGGTTTACAAACTACAGTAATCACTGATTCCGCAGTTTTTGCGATGATTTCCCGAGTAAATATG GTAATTGTTGGAGCCCATGCTATCATGGCCAATGGAGGGGTTATAGCACCTGTTGGGTTGAACATGGTTGCACTTGCCGCCCAAAGACATGCTGTCCCATTTGTCGTAGTTGCTGGTAGTCACAAG TTGTGCCCTTTGTACCCTCACAATCCAGAGGTCTTACTGAATGATCTAAGATCACCATCTGAGTTGCTAGATTTTGGGGAGTTCTCAGATTGCATGGACTATGGAATAGGCAGTGGTGCTCCTCTTCATGTGGTGAATCCTGCATTTGATTATGTGCCACCAAAGCTTGTCAGTTTATTTATCACTGACAC AGGAGGACATAACCCGTCATATATGTACCGTCTCATTGCTGATTATTACTCTGCTGATGATTTTGTGGTGCAAAGGAGGACAGCTTTAGGAAGTTAG
- the LOC113323477 gene encoding translation initiation factor eIF-2B subunit beta-like isoform X2, whose translation MPDTQALVSEFVLKLKRRKVEGSHATARQTAELLRSVISQQRIPHTNQAAHLIEAVKVVGEQLISANPVELAVGNIVRRVLHIIREEDLSLATTAVGGLGLSADSDDDEDAERDDRTLLSATAVAAASRSTLRAPALHTLLEDIPDSAAAPHTPSSGGESEGKSKSDKSVRSRKLKHDVIEAINELLEDIDTCHEQIAEQAVEHIHQNEVILTLGRSRTVMEFLCAAKEKKRSFRVFVAEGAPRYQGHVLAKELVARGLQTTVITDSAVFAMISRVNMVIVGAHAIMANGGVIAPVGLNMVALAAQRHAVPFVVVAGSHKLCPLYPHNPEVLLNDLRSPSELLDFGEFSDCMDYGIGSGAPLHVVNPAFDYVPPKLVSLFITDTGGHNPSYMYRLIADYYSADDFVVQRRTALGS comes from the exons ATGCCAGATACTCAAGCCCTTGTTAGTGAGTTTGTTTTGAAGCTTAAACGCCG TAAAGTTGAGGGTTCCCATGCTACGGCTAGACAGACAGCTGAACTGCTTCGCTCAGTGATATCTCAGCAGAGGATTCCACACACGAATCAAGCTGCACACCTGATTGAGGCTGTGAAGGTTGTCGGTGAGCAGCTAATATCTGCAAATCCCGTTG AGCTTGCTGTTGGTAACATTGTGAGGCGTGTCTTGCATATCATCAGAGAGGAAGATCTTTCTCTTGCAACCACTGCAGTTGGGGGCTTGGGTTTATCTGCTGACagcgatgatgatgaggatgctgAGAGAGACGATCGCACACTACTGTCTGCTACAGCAGTTGCTGCAGCTTCCAGAAGCACTCTGCGTGCACCTGCATTGCATACTCTTCTCGAGGATATACCTGATTCAGCAGCTGCTCCCCATACCCCTTCTTCAGGGGGTGAATCTGAAGGAAAAAGCAAAT CTGATAAGAGTGTAAGGAGCCGGAAGCTAAAGCATGACGTTATCGAAGCTATTAATGAACTTCTTGAAGACATTGATACGTGCCATGAGCAGATTGCTGAACAAGCAGTGGAGCATATCCATCAAAA TGAGGTCATATTAACACTGGGCCGTTCAAGAACTGTGATGGAGTTTCTTTGTGCTGCAAAGGAGAAAAAACGTTCTTTCCGAGTATTTGTAGCGGAAGGTGCTCCAAG GTATCAGGGCCATGTGCTTGCAAAAGAGCTAGTTGCTAGAGGTTTACAAACTACAGTAATCACTGATTCCGCAGTTTTTGCGATGATTTCCCGAGTAAATATG GTAATTGTTGGAGCCCATGCTATCATGGCCAATGGAGGGGTTATAGCACCTGTTGGGTTGAACATGGTTGCACTTGCCGCCCAAAGACATGCTGTCCCATTTGTCGTAGTTGCTGGTAGTCACAAG TTGTGCCCTTTGTACCCTCACAATCCAGAGGTCTTACTGAATGATCTAAGATCACCATCTGAGTTGCTAGATTTTGGGGAGTTCTCAGATTGCATGGACTATGGAATAGGCAGTGGTGCTCCTCTTCATGTGGTGAATCCTGCATTTGATTATGTGCCACCAAAGCTTGTCAGTTTATTTATCACTGACAC AGGAGGACATAACCCGTCATATATGTACCGTCTCATTGCTGATTATTACTCTGCTGATGATTTTGTGGTGCAAAGGAGGACAGCTTTAGGAAGTTAG